Proteins from a single region of Thermoanaerobacter uzonensis DSM 18761:
- the csrA gene encoding carbon storage regulator CsrA, giving the protein MLILTRKVGQAIIIGEDIEIRILEIDDGQIKLGVTAPKNISVLRKELIEIKDENLKAASVNKEALSKIENFIKKR; this is encoded by the coding sequence GTAGGTCAAGCCATAATTATAGGGGAAGATATAGAAATTAGAATATTAGAAATTGACGATGGTCAAATAAAATTGGGGGTTACTGCGCCAAAAAACATATCTGTTTTAAGAAAAGAGCTTATAGAAATCAAAGACGAAAACTTAAAAGCTGCATCTGTAAACAAAGAAGCTTTGAGTAAAATAGAAAATTTTATTAAAAAACGCTAA